A stretch of the Glutamicibacter sp. JL.03c genome encodes the following:
- a CDS encoding DUF2786 domain-containing protein: MSTSEQKLQRLKERIALLLNKAENTNFPAEAQTFQEHAERLMVRYGIGRAELDAQPIGPGKKKEPIVEEHFDMRGTYRLGQRDGLSSVGHAFRTVTMLQTNYSNFCRLYIIGHESDVSTVKNLFSSLVIQASVAMSHWWSEEGKYLAWDRTDSEKVIERREFQRSFYLQVAERIRGLYQEESQHSGSGTELVLVSRKEQVDDFVSEKYPFLRRSRNRAATGSLNAALAGRVAGSRADLGFGKDVEFNGTAGEVAS, encoded by the coding sequence ATGAGCACCTCTGAACAAAAGCTTCAGCGACTGAAAGAACGCATCGCGCTGCTGTTGAACAAGGCGGAAAACACCAACTTCCCGGCAGAGGCCCAGACCTTCCAGGAACACGCCGAACGGCTCATGGTCCGTTATGGAATTGGGCGCGCCGAATTGGATGCCCAGCCCATTGGTCCTGGCAAGAAGAAGGAACCAATCGTTGAAGAGCACTTCGATATGCGCGGCACCTACCGGCTGGGCCAACGCGACGGGCTGTCCTCCGTTGGCCATGCCTTCAGGACCGTCACGATGTTGCAGACGAACTATTCGAACTTCTGCCGTTTGTACATCATCGGCCACGAGTCCGACGTGAGCACCGTGAAAAATCTCTTCTCTTCATTGGTGATCCAGGCCAGCGTGGCGATGAGCCATTGGTGGAGCGAAGAAGGCAAATATCTGGCATGGGATCGGACCGATTCCGAAAAGGTCATCGAGCGCCGCGAGTTCCAGCGCAGTTTCTACCTGCAGGTGGCCGAACGCATCCGCGGGCTCTACCAGGAAGAAAGCCAGCACAGCGGCAGCGGCACCGAATTGGTCCTGGTGAGTCGCAAAGAGCAGGTCGATGACTTTGTCAGCGAAAAATACCCGTTTCTTCGCCGCAGCCGAAACCGCGCCGCCACCGGCAGTTTGAACGCTGCTTTAGCTGGCCGGGTCGCCGGCAGCCGAGCCGATCTTGGTTTTGGAAAAGACGTCGAATTCAACGGGACCGCGGGAGAAGTAGCCAGCTAG
- a CDS encoding GatB/YqeY domain-containing protein: protein MSLKDRLREDSIVHLKAGNELEKTTLRNILSAIGTREKSGKNPSELNDQDVENLLRKEVGNREETAALAAKDGRADLAERELAEAAFISTYLPKMLDEAEAQGIVDKVMAELAADHELTMKDMGQAMKLVGAEIAGRFDGKAVSQMVRAKLG, encoded by the coding sequence ATGAGTTTGAAAGATCGACTGCGCGAAGACAGCATCGTCCACCTGAAGGCAGGAAACGAGCTGGAGAAAACCACCCTGCGCAATATCCTCAGCGCCATTGGCACCAGGGAGAAGTCGGGCAAGAACCCCAGCGAACTCAACGACCAGGACGTCGAGAACCTGTTGCGCAAGGAAGTGGGCAATCGCGAGGAAACCGCGGCGCTGGCTGCCAAGGACGGTCGTGCGGATCTTGCGGAACGGGAGCTGGCCGAGGCGGCGTTCATCTCGACTTACCTGCCGAAAATGCTTGATGAGGCAGAAGCCCAGGGCATCGTGGACAAGGTCATGGCTGAGCTCGCGGCGGATCATGAGCTGACCATGAAGGATATGGGCCAGGCGATGAAATTGGTTGGCGCCGAAATTGCTGGCCGTTTTGATGGCAAGGCTGTCTCGCAGATGGTTCGCGCCAAGCTGGGCTAA
- a CDS encoding purine-cytosine permease family protein has protein sequence MTATNEQQQAPAITSGGTSQGQLNAAKESLEDYTLRFAPRSYRRWVPSVVATSALGGIAYLADFSIGANIALAHGTASAVTGVLIAAVIIFVTGFPLAYYAARYNLDLDLITRGSGFGYYGSIVTNVIFATFTFIFFALEGAIMAQGLELGLGIPKPLGYAISTLMVIPLVIYGMKTLAKLQVWTTPLWLILMVVPMVYLVATHPESVDTFVNYAGEQGNGQGVNFASAMLAAGVCLSLMAQIAEQIDYLRFMPPKTAANARSWWTAVILGGPGWVIFGAIKQITGMFIAVYLIATLDPQASATANEPVHQFLGVYREMMPAWLAMSLAVILVVISQIKINVTNAYSGSLAWTNSFTRVTKTYPGRMVFVLVNLGIALILMESNMFDFLNTVLGFYANCAMAWVVTVASDIAINKYLLKLSPKVPEFRRGMLYAVNPVGFISMLVSAIASIAVFFGLLGPQIQPFSPLVAVGLALLLPPVLAIITKGRYYLRRGDDGIDSPLLDADGNPSDKLYTCCVTGLRFERPDMLASAVPGPNGEKQYISSLALATDRTGEHLLPADPPIR, from the coding sequence ATGACAGCGACGAATGAACAACAGCAGGCACCGGCCATCACTTCCGGCGGAACCAGTCAGGGGCAACTGAACGCCGCCAAGGAATCCCTGGAGGACTACACGCTTCGATTCGCCCCACGTTCCTACCGCCGATGGGTTCCGTCGGTGGTGGCCACCAGCGCCCTGGGCGGCATCGCCTACCTAGCCGACTTCTCCATCGGCGCGAACATCGCTCTGGCCCACGGCACGGCGAGCGCAGTCACCGGCGTGCTGATCGCCGCGGTGATCATCTTCGTAACCGGCTTCCCGCTGGCCTACTACGCGGCCCGCTACAACCTTGATCTGGATCTGATCACCCGCGGTTCCGGTTTCGGCTACTACGGTTCAATCGTCACCAACGTCATTTTCGCCACCTTCACCTTCATCTTCTTCGCCCTCGAAGGCGCCATCATGGCCCAGGGGCTGGAACTGGGCCTGGGCATACCGAAACCGCTGGGCTATGCGATTTCAACCCTCATGGTCATCCCGCTGGTCATTTACGGCATGAAAACCCTGGCCAAGCTGCAGGTCTGGACCACGCCACTGTGGCTGATCCTGATGGTTGTCCCCATGGTCTACCTCGTCGCCACCCACCCGGAATCCGTCGATACCTTCGTGAACTACGCCGGCGAGCAGGGCAATGGCCAGGGCGTGAACTTCGCTTCGGCCATGCTCGCCGCAGGCGTTTGCCTTTCCCTGATGGCGCAGATCGCCGAGCAGATCGACTACCTGCGCTTCATGCCGCCCAAGACCGCCGCCAACGCCCGCAGCTGGTGGACCGCCGTGATCCTCGGCGGCCCGGGCTGGGTCATCTTCGGTGCCATCAAGCAGATCACCGGCATGTTCATCGCCGTCTACCTGATCGCCACGCTGGACCCGCAAGCTTCGGCCACCGCCAATGAACCGGTCCACCAGTTCCTCGGCGTGTATCGGGAAATGATGCCAGCCTGGCTGGCCATGAGCCTGGCCGTGATCCTCGTGGTCATCTCGCAGATCAAGATCAACGTCACCAACGCCTACTCCGGTTCGCTGGCATGGACCAACTCCTTTACCCGCGTCACCAAGACCTACCCGGGCCGCATGGTGTTCGTGCTGGTGAACCTAGGGATCGCACTGATTCTCATGGAATCAAACATGTTCGATTTCCTGAACACCGTGCTCGGCTTCTACGCGAACTGCGCCATGGCATGGGTGGTCACGGTAGCCAGCGACATCGCCATCAACAAGTACCTGCTCAAGCTCTCCCCCAAGGTTCCGGAGTTCCGCCGCGGCATGCTCTACGCGGTGAACCCGGTGGGCTTCATTTCGATGCTCGTCTCCGCCATCGCCTCCATTGCAGTGTTCTTCGGGCTGCTTGGCCCGCAGATCCAGCCTTTCAGCCCGCTGGTGGCCGTCGGCCTGGCACTGCTGCTGCCACCGGTGCTGGCCATCATCACCAAGGGCCGCTACTACCTGCGCCGCGGCGATGACGGCATCGACAGCCCGCTCCTGGATGCCGACGGCAACCCGAGCGATAAGCTGTACACCTGCTGCGTGACCGGCCTGCGCTTCGAACGCCCGGACATGCTGGCCTCCGCAGTGCCCGGCCCTAACGGGGAGAAGCAGTACATCTCCTCGCTGGCCCTGGCCACCGACCGCACCGGCGAGCACCTGCTGCCGGCTGATCCACCGATCCGCTAA
- a CDS encoding IclR family transcriptional regulator → MTKSTEGGSQTLGRGLEALTLIGESAAPISVAELAAQLGIHRSMAYRLVKTFEQYGFVERMPSGDLELGARLGALARNVAKSLQSAAAPHLASVSDELRMTALLVVFDGEAAVTLSTAEPRMADATVAQRPGTRHPIDNGAPGRVIRSQLNPEQYPAKAFEFSHDEVIPGLHSIAVPLLLPQGKPAAIAVIYPPLELDENHIAQVLATAAERISAALGIRLK, encoded by the coding sequence ATGACCAAATCCACCGAAGGCGGATCCCAGACCTTGGGCCGCGGGCTCGAAGCCCTGACCCTCATTGGCGAATCGGCGGCACCCATCAGCGTGGCCGAACTGGCTGCCCAATTGGGGATCCACCGTTCCATGGCCTACCGCCTGGTCAAGACCTTTGAACAGTACGGCTTTGTTGAGCGCATGCCCTCCGGTGATTTGGAACTCGGCGCACGCCTTGGCGCTCTGGCCCGCAATGTGGCCAAGTCCCTGCAGTCGGCAGCGGCCCCGCATTTGGCCTCGGTATCCGATGAACTTCGAATGACCGCGCTGCTCGTAGTCTTCGACGGCGAAGCTGCCGTCACCTTGAGCACCGCCGAGCCTCGCATGGCCGATGCCACGGTGGCACAGCGTCCGGGAACACGTCACCCCATTGATAATGGAGCGCCGGGACGGGTCATCCGCTCGCAGCTCAACCCGGAGCAGTATCCGGCCAAGGCCTTTGAGTTCAGCCACGACGAGGTGATCCCGGGGCTTCATTCCATCGCCGTACCGCTGCTGTTGCCGCAGGGCAAGCCGGCGGCCATTGCGGTGATCTACCCGCCGCTGGAATTGGATGAAAACCATATCGCCCAGGTACTCGCCACAGCCGCCGAGCGCATCTCTGCTGCTCTGGGAATCCGGCTGAAGTAA
- a CDS encoding Fic family protein, with the protein MVDEIKVAIPPKIASLDYAPTMEVILESEKATAKIASLNNESGHQLAAVSGFLLRSEAVSSSKIEHVNAERNDFAKATAGLKASKEAHSIVAATMAIQKMIERASDGAISLDSVLEAHRILMKDDPVDARYAGKIRDVQNWIGGSDYSPRGAVHVPPPYEMVPELLEDLLQYANRDDVPVMVQAAVAHAQFESIHPFTDGNGRIGRALIGAILRRRNLTTGPVIPIASAMVANVSRYFELVNNYRRGEVTEFVLYLCRSAIHAVESSNESIEALRALPDEWRALAGTSRNSAADKIIGKLLDYPVIDSYQASVFAGVKETSVYYALDQLVECGVLTLVSQSKRYRAWAAVDVLDEVDRLNARLQNP; encoded by the coding sequence ATGGTCGACGAGATCAAGGTAGCTATCCCGCCAAAAATCGCTTCGTTGGACTATGCGCCGACAATGGAAGTGATTCTGGAATCGGAGAAGGCGACTGCCAAGATTGCGTCGCTCAACAATGAATCTGGGCATCAGCTGGCAGCTGTTAGTGGGTTTCTTCTGAGGAGTGAAGCGGTCTCATCCTCCAAAATCGAACATGTTAATGCCGAACGTAATGACTTCGCAAAGGCCACTGCTGGGCTCAAGGCAAGCAAAGAAGCCCATTCAATAGTCGCAGCCACGATGGCTATTCAAAAGATGATTGAGCGTGCTAGCGACGGAGCTATTTCTCTGGACTCGGTGCTTGAAGCGCACCGCATCCTCATGAAAGATGACCCAGTCGACGCCAGATACGCCGGCAAAATTCGTGACGTACAGAACTGGATAGGCGGTTCAGACTACTCGCCGCGTGGCGCAGTACATGTCCCACCTCCTTACGAGATGGTGCCGGAATTGCTTGAGGATTTGCTTCAGTACGCAAATCGTGACGACGTTCCCGTTATGGTCCAAGCTGCGGTAGCTCACGCCCAGTTTGAATCTATTCACCCATTTACCGACGGAAACGGTCGAATAGGTCGCGCTCTCATAGGAGCCATTCTGAGAAGACGGAATCTGACAACGGGTCCTGTCATCCCAATTGCTTCAGCAATGGTGGCAAACGTAAGTCGGTACTTTGAACTCGTCAACAATTACAGACGTGGAGAAGTGACCGAATTTGTTCTCTACCTGTGCCGGTCAGCTATCCACGCAGTTGAATCCTCGAATGAATCCATCGAAGCCCTACGCGCCTTGCCCGATGAATGGCGCGCGCTTGCTGGCACTAGCCGGAATAGCGCGGCGGATAAGATCATTGGAAAGTTGCTAGATTATCCCGTGATCGACTCGTACCAGGCCTCGGTTTTTGCTGGCGTCAAAGAAACATCTGTCTACTATGCGTTGGACCAACTCGTGGAGTGCGGGGTGCTCACTCTTGTTTCACAGAGCAAACGTTATCGTGCTTGGGCGGCTGTGGACGTCTTGGACGAGGTGGATCGGCTGAACGCACGCCTTCAAAATCCGTAG